The Mucilaginibacter rubeus genomic interval GTTGAAAACAGATTTGAACAATAGAGGGCTTATTCCTCCCTGTATGTAATTTTCGGAGAGCATGGCCACCGCACCCGGGTTAAAAAATACGGAAGCGCCATCCTGTACAATGCCCGTACCGGTATGGCCCATACCTATTTGCTTTTGCCCTTCCAAATTAACCTGGAAACCTTGGGAATAAGCTAATAGCGGTGCTATGGTAAGCACCAGGAGTAGAATTTTTCTCATAAGATTATAATTGGTTCGCGACAGGAAATTGCCTTTAGGTTACAATTTGAAACTATCAGGGATAAAATTAGTTTGGATTGAAAAGAAAAAAAGGGCTATAATGCGGAGATATTAGTCAAAAAGTCGGATAAAACTTATTTTTAATATCAGATAAGAAAAATAGCCTTATAACCGTCTTTTTTAATAAATGCAGTAACTGAATTATAATATCTACACTATATGAATAATAAGGTTGGACAGTTAAGCCTGTCGAAATTTGCAGATCTATATGCAGATAAGCTGGCCGGTGCCGATTTTTTTGTTGTTGATGAAAAGCAATTATTAAGCCTGAGCGAATATCCCTATCGTTCGGATGGCTATATCATCGGCATCTGTACACGGGGGACTGCCAAGGTTGAAGTAAACCTGCAAATTTACGATGCTCACCCGGATGCCATGCTGCTGGCAACCCCTTTTCATGTTTTAAGAATATACAATAGCAGCCCCGATTTTTTATGCCGGTTTGTTGTATTCAGTAAAGCATTTTTGATCGAAAACAGTGTTAATAGTCATTTTCTTGAATCGTTCAGTTATTTTAACAGTGCATCTATTCCGGTGATCTATCCGGATAATGCCGATGCCAAAATGATACTCGAGATCTATTTACTAATCCGGCAAAAACTGACACGTGAAGGACATCCATACCATGTTGAAATATCCAGAAGTATTTTAATGACGCTGCTTTATGAGATCCAGGCTATTTACGAAAAGCAGCATACCATCATAAAAGGTAAGCAAACCAGGAAACAGGAACTGAATGTACTTTTCCAGGCCCTGGTTTTTCATCATTATAAAGAACACCGCAACGTGCAGTATTATGCCGATGCACTTTACGTTTCCTCAAAGCATTTAACAGAGACCATTAAGGACGTAACCGGAAGAACTGCCGGCGAATGGATAGATGATGCCGTGATTCTGGAAGCCAAGGTATTACTAAGAAATCATGAAATAAGCATCGCCCGGGCTGCCGAGAGTATCCATTTCCCCGATCAATCTTCATTTGGCAAATATTTCAAGAAGCATACCGGCATGTCGCCATCCGATTACAGGGCAATATCTGCGCATTGATTGAAAAAAATGTCATTGCGAGCGATAGCGCGGCAATCGCACGGAAGCAAAGCTTCCCTGTATAGCATGCGATTGCTTCGTCGTTCCTCCTCACAATGACATTGTTGTTGCATCCTGAGTACTTCTACTAATATCCCCACACCCCTTCCTTCCCCTCAATCATTTCCGACTTTTTGACTAATATCTCCGCATTGCTGCCCTTTCTTTGGTTTAATAATGCCTCTAATTTTACTCCTGATTATAAACCAATAAAACTTTATGAATGCCACAGAACCGATGAAAGCCATAAAAGGAGGCGAGTTTTTGATCAGGGAAACTTCCGCGGACAGCATTTTTATTCCTGAAGAATGGAATGAAGAACAGTTGATGATCGCCGAAACATGTACCAATTTTCTTGCACAGCAGGTAACACCAAATTTGCAGCGAATTGATGAGCAGGAGGAGGGATTAATGCGTCATTTAATGGATGAGGCCGGCGCATTGGGATTGTTAGGCATATCCGTACCTGAAGAATATGGTGGTTTCGGTAAAGATTTTAAAACTGCCATGCTGGTTACCGAAAAGCTGGGCGCGGGGCATTCGTTTTCCGTTGCTTTTTCGGCGCATACAGGTATAGGCACTATGCCAATATTATACTATGGCAACGATGCTCAAAAACAAAAATATATCCCAAAACTGGCAAGTGGCGAGTGGAAGGGGGCGTATTGCCTTACAGAACCAGCCGCCGGCTCGGATGCCAATTCGGGTAAAACCAGGGCAAAGCTTTCTGCCGATGGTAAACATTATCTTATTACCGGTCAAAAAATGTGGATCACCAATGCGGGTTTTGCTGATGTGTTTACCGTTTTTGCCAAAATTGATGATGATGAAAACCTGAGCGCGTTTATTGTCGAAAAAGATTTCGAGGGACTTTCGTTAAATACGGAAGAACATAAAATGGGTATTAAGGGAAGCTCAACCCGACAGGTATTTTTTAACGATTGCAAGGTGCCGGTCGAAAACCTCCTTTCCGAACGCCAGAACGGATTTAAGATTGCCGTTAATATCCTAAACCTCGGTCGTATCAAATTAGGTGGCGGAACCGTTGGCGCAAGTAAGGATGTGATCACGTCATCTGTACGCTATGCCAACGAACGGGAACAGTTTGGGCGGGCTATTTCCAAATATGGGGCTATAAAATATAAACTGGCCGAACAGGCCATCCGTACTTACGCTGCTGAATCGGCGGTGTACAGGGCCAGCCAGAATATGGAAGAGGCTACAGAAATGTTAATCGCTTCGGGCCTTGATGAAAACAAAGCAAAGTTGAAGGGGACTGAGCAATTTGCCATAGAAGCCGCAATACTTAAAGTGCACGCTTCAGAGGTTTTGGATTATGTAACTGACGAAGGTGTGCAGATTTACGGCGGGATGGGCTACAGCGCAGAGGCTCCAATGGATAGGTCATACCGGGATTCAAGGATCAACCGCATCTTTGAAGGCACCAATGAAATCAACCGGCTGTTAACCGTTGATATGATGCTGAAACGTGCCATGAAAGGTGAGCTTGACCTTATGGGACCGGCTCAGAAGGTAGCCGGCGAACTGGTAAGCATTCCTGATTTTGGCGCTGCTGAAGAAGATGGCTTGTTTACTAAAGAAAAGAAATATATAGCCAATTTTAAAAATGCCATATTGCTGGTTGCCGGAGCTGCTGTTCAAAAATTGATGACGCAATTGGGTAAAGAGCAGGAAGTATTGATGAACCTGGCCGATATGCTGATAGAACTTTATGTAAGCGAATCGCTTCAATTGAGGGTGGAGAAATTGGTTGGTTTAAGGGGCGAAGATGCCTGCAAAGAGCAACTGGATATGATGCACGTATATATCAATGATGCCGCAGAACACATCGCAAAATTCGGCAGGGATGCGCTAAACTCATTTGCCGAGGGCGACGAAAGAAGGATGATGCTGATGGGCCTTAAGCGCTTCACCAAAACAGAGGATATTAATACCACCCAGGCACGCAGAAATATTGCAGCAAAACTGATTGCTGAAAATAAATATTGCTTTTAGTTTTTTAAAATCCCCTCTTGAGAGGGGGGGCGAAGGAACGAGCGGCAGCAGGGGTGTGTTTCTCCAACAAGTTTATCAAAGCAGAAACACACCCCTCCACCCCTCTCAAGAGGGGAATCGCACAAGCCCGCGCTTTTACTCCTCATGTTAACGGTAATGGGCATGGGACTTTCATTTCCCTTAAATAATATCAACCTAAAAAACGAAAAGCTGATAATGAGAATATTAGTGTGCATAAGTCAGGTGCCCGACACGAGCACCAAAATTGTATTGAAAAATAATAATACCTCGGTTAATAGTGATGGTATTACCTGGGTGATTAATCCATACGATGAATGGTACGCGTTGATCAGAGCTATCGAACTGAAAGAAAGTGGCATAGCTGCCGATGTTCACCTCGTAACCGTGGGTAAAGCCGATGTTGAGCCCGTGATCAGGAAAGCATTGGCGCTCGGTGGTGATGAAGCCATTCGCATTGATGCAGATAGTAACGACCCTTACGAAATAGCGCATCATATAGCTGAATATGCTGCCGGAGCGGGTTATGACATTATCTTATGCGGCAAAGAGTCTATCGATTATAATAACGGTACTACAGGCGCTATGCTGGCCGAATTGCTGGACATTGATTACATTGGTTTTGCAACCGGTATCCAGATAGAGGCTGATACTGCTGTGGTAACGCGTGAAATCGAGGGCGGCGAGGAAACAGATTCCTGTAATTTGCCCCTGGTTATTTCCTGCCAAAAAGGTGTTGCCGAAGCCCGGATTCCCAATATGCGCGGTATAATGGCTGCCCGTACCCGTCCGTTAAAAGTTATCACGCCTTCAAAAATAACGGCAGTAACCGAAATATTGTCCTACGAATTGCCGCCGGCCAAGACAGGTATCAAACTGGTTAGCCCAGACAATCTGGATGAATTGGTAGAACTGTTACATACGGAGGCCAAAGTTATTTAATGATCATATTTATTCCGGCCACTGGTGCCAGGAAGATTTAAAAAACATGGGGATTGTGCGATTCCCTCCCTTGGGAGGGTGTAGGGAGGGGTTCATCAATACATCTGTTCGCCTGAAATAGCGAACAAACCCCTCCCTGCCGACGCACATTTCGGCCGCAACCCTCCCGAGGGAAGGAATTAAAAAATCTTCCAAACGCCCATAGTGAACTACATCGGAGCATCTCAACTAAAAAAATAAAAAATGTCTGTAATAGTATTAGTAGAACATACCGGCGGAATTATAAAAAAACAAAGCTTTGAAGCAGTGCAATATGCCGCGCAGATAGCCCGAAAAATAGGTACTACAGCAACTGCCCTTGCTTTAGGCAATGTTGCCGCTACAGAAATGGAAGGCCTTGGCCAGTATGGCGCTCAAAAGGTGCTGCACGTTGCCGATAGCCGTTTGAACGAGCTGCATTCCGGTGCGTATGCCGGTGCATTGATAGCCGCTGCAAAAAAGGAGGATAGCAAAGTGATTGTGACCCTTCATGACATTACGGGTAGGGCAGTAGCGCCTCGGGTAGCTGTAAAACTAAAAGCGGGCCTTGTGGCAGGCGCGCTCTCGTACCCTGATACAGAAAAAGGCTTTGTGATTAAAAAAGCAGTGTTTTCGGGTAAAGCATTTGCGTATGTAAATATTTTAAGTGAAGTAAAGATAATTATGCTGATGCCTAATACCTTCCCGGTTGAAAAGCTGGAGGGGAAGGCGGTTGTTGAGCATCTGGATGTAAGCTTTAGCGATAAAGATTTCGGCGTAAAAGTTAAATCGGTAAACAAAGTAACCGGCGAAGTTCCGCTTGCTGATGCCGAACTGGTTGTTTCGGGTGGTCGTGGATTAAAAGGCCCCGAAAACTGGGGTATTCTGGAGGACCTGGCAAAAGAACTGGGTGCTGCCACAGCATGTTCGCGCCCGGTGGCCGATTCTCATTGGCGACCGCATCACGAACATGTGGGCCAAACAGGCGGCACCATTCGCCCTAATTTGTATATCGCCGTTGGGATCTCGGGAGCTATACAGCATCTGGCAGGAGTAAATGGTTCAAAAACTATTGTTGTGATCAACAAAGATCCGGAGGCCCCATTTTTTAAAGCTGCCAATTATGGTGTAGTTGGTGACGCATTGGAGATTTTGCCACGACTAACAGCAGCTGTTAAAAAGTTTAAGGAACATCATCAATAAAATAATCACGGCTATGGATTTTTTTTATGAAGGACAGGTGCTATGGTCACAGATAGACTCGAACCAGCATATGCGGCATTCTGCTTATGCAGATTTTGCAGCTCAGGCCCGTATAATTATGCTGGAAAGCCTGGGTTTAAAACTGCCCACACTTTATGAATACAAAATAGGGCCGGTATTATTCAGGGAAGAGATGATTTACCTGCGAGAAATAGGGATCAACGAGCAGATCAGGGTAACCTGCGAACTCATCAGGTCCCGGCCTGATGGTTCGCGCTGGGCAATCAGGCATGAACTATACCGGAGCGATGGTGTTAAAGCTGCTATCGTAAATGCCGAGGGTTCATGGATAGATATGGAGAAGCGTAAACTCGCCATATTACCTGCGGAGTTAAGCGAGATGTTTATGAAAGCACCCCGCAGCAGCGATTATGTTGAAGAGGGCAATTCTGCCTGATGAGATTTACCTATAATAATCAATTGAAACGATTAGTAGCTCAGCAGCTTTAAGCTTTATGCCTTCCGCTTGTAGCCTTTAAATAATTTAACCATGACCAACCTGAAAGACACCTTTGAAAGTGCTGTTAAAGAGAGTAAAGAACTGCCCTCAAAGCCAGATAATGAAACATTATTACGCCTGTATAGTTTATATAAGCAAGCAACCGAAGGTGATCTAAATACAGGAAACCCTCCCGCTA includes:
- a CDS encoding helix-turn-helix domain-containing protein, whose protein sequence is MNNKVGQLSLSKFADLYADKLAGADFFVVDEKQLLSLSEYPYRSDGYIIGICTRGTAKVEVNLQIYDAHPDAMLLATPFHVLRIYNSSPDFLCRFVVFSKAFLIENSVNSHFLESFSYFNSASIPVIYPDNADAKMILEIYLLIRQKLTREGHPYHVEISRSILMTLLYEIQAIYEKQHTIIKGKQTRKQELNVLFQALVFHHYKEHRNVQYYADALYVSSKHLTETIKDVTGRTAGEWIDDAVILEAKVLLRNHEISIARAAESIHFPDQSSFGKYFKKHTGMSPSDYRAISAH
- a CDS encoding acyl-CoA dehydrogenase family protein codes for the protein MNATEPMKAIKGGEFLIRETSADSIFIPEEWNEEQLMIAETCTNFLAQQVTPNLQRIDEQEEGLMRHLMDEAGALGLLGISVPEEYGGFGKDFKTAMLVTEKLGAGHSFSVAFSAHTGIGTMPILYYGNDAQKQKYIPKLASGEWKGAYCLTEPAAGSDANSGKTRAKLSADGKHYLITGQKMWITNAGFADVFTVFAKIDDDENLSAFIVEKDFEGLSLNTEEHKMGIKGSSTRQVFFNDCKVPVENLLSERQNGFKIAVNILNLGRIKLGGGTVGASKDVITSSVRYANEREQFGRAISKYGAIKYKLAEQAIRTYAAESAVYRASQNMEEATEMLIASGLDENKAKLKGTEQFAIEAAILKVHASEVLDYVTDEGVQIYGGMGYSAEAPMDRSYRDSRINRIFEGTNEINRLLTVDMMLKRAMKGELDLMGPAQKVAGELVSIPDFGAAEEDGLFTKEKKYIANFKNAILLVAGAAVQKLMTQLGKEQEVLMNLADMLIELYVSESLQLRVEKLVGLRGEDACKEQLDMMHVYINDAAEHIAKFGRDALNSFAEGDERRMMLMGLKRFTKTEDINTTQARRNIAAKLIAENKYCF
- a CDS encoding electron transfer flavoprotein subunit beta/FixA family protein — encoded protein: MRILVCISQVPDTSTKIVLKNNNTSVNSDGITWVINPYDEWYALIRAIELKESGIAADVHLVTVGKADVEPVIRKALALGGDEAIRIDADSNDPYEIAHHIAEYAAGAGYDIILCGKESIDYNNGTTGAMLAELLDIDYIGFATGIQIEADTAVVTREIEGGEETDSCNLPLVISCQKGVAEARIPNMRGIMAARTRPLKVITPSKITAVTEILSYELPPAKTGIKLVSPDNLDELVELLHTEAKVI
- a CDS encoding electron transfer flavoprotein subunit alpha/FixB family protein, with the protein product MSVIVLVEHTGGIIKKQSFEAVQYAAQIARKIGTTATALALGNVAATEMEGLGQYGAQKVLHVADSRLNELHSGAYAGALIAAAKKEDSKVIVTLHDITGRAVAPRVAVKLKAGLVAGALSYPDTEKGFVIKKAVFSGKAFAYVNILSEVKIIMLMPNTFPVEKLEGKAVVEHLDVSFSDKDFGVKVKSVNKVTGEVPLADAELVVSGGRGLKGPENWGILEDLAKELGAATACSRPVADSHWRPHHEHVGQTGGTIRPNLYIAVGISGAIQHLAGVNGSKTIVVINKDPEAPFFKAANYGVVGDALEILPRLTAAVKKFKEHHQ
- a CDS encoding acyl-CoA thioesterase, with protein sequence MDFFYEGQVLWSQIDSNQHMRHSAYADFAAQARIIMLESLGLKLPTLYEYKIGPVLFREEMIYLREIGINEQIRVTCELIRSRPDGSRWAIRHELYRSDGVKAAIVNAEGSWIDMEKRKLAILPAELSEMFMKAPRSSDYVEEGNSA
- a CDS encoding acyl-CoA-binding protein, encoding MTNLKDTFESAVKESKELPSKPDNETLLRLYSLYKQATEGDLNTGNPPAMFDFVAKAKYDAWLKLQGTSADDAMEQYINLVAQLSNKTN